In the genome of Megalops cyprinoides isolate fMegCyp1 chromosome 18, fMegCyp1.pri, whole genome shotgun sequence, the window agtgttttctttttttctgatatgtTGTTAttcataacataaaaatgtacccctagaatacacaaaatatttttgtgtctttgttcaGTTAAATTCGTGGAGATTCCTGAAGACACTGAGAAATCCTTGTGTCATCCCCAGCCTGAATTGCACTAGTCAATATATAGCCTAAATCATATTTCACTTCAGCTATGCACAACACAGTTAAGCTTACTTGACTTCACCCCCCTGACATAAAGGAAAGTTTGGGTACAGTCTGTCATATTGATGAGATGAATGAATTCTGAAGCTCCTTTCAGACAAATAGAATGTGGAGTTCCTGTGTATGTCTTGGCGTGCAGCAGGATTCGTTTGACTAAAGTGGGTCACTGTGCGTCAGCATGAGTCCCACAGAGAGCAGCCGGCACCAGAGCAGAGCGGGAACTGCGAGGAAGAGCCCGAGGTCTACTTCCTCAAGCGGACCGCGGCCGCTTCCTGCGAGACGGACGTGCTGCTGCACACTGCAGCCAATAAGAAACGCCGAGCAGAGTTTGGTGAGTGGGCAAGGAGGTCATCTGTACTGCACCCAGGGCTCCAAAACTTGTCACTTATTGAGATGCAGCAGCAACCAGCCTGGTTTGTACACAGCTCGAATACAGAGATGGAAATGACTAGGATTAAAACTGTTTCTCTGTCGGACTCAGGACAATGGTGTCATTCTGTAATACCAAACCCTCTATCCTGACTTCAGTCTTTCCATTGTCAGATAGTGGCTCTGTAACGAAGAGGTGCCTGGACAGCACAGCCAACCACTCTGGAGATGACAGAGTCAAGCAGCTAAAGAGAGATGAGGTACTGAGATCAGCAAATATACAGACTGTTTAAAGCAAAAAGTCCTGTTTAGTTTGTTGTAGGTCCCCACAAGGCTGAGGTATCCTGTTCTGTTGGTTTTGTTAAAAGAGGTGTCACAAGAGGGCGCCAAAGTTGTACAAATAAATTTACCATTCTACGTTTTTAAATTCCCTTGCAAAAAATTGTCTTGAATCAAGCAAGTGATTTTCAGTACAGCCCATTATGAAATGGGTGCAGGTAGATTGTGGCTTTTTGCACAGGAGACTAAAGGAGGATGTCTGTGTCTGACCCCTCTGTCTCATCTCTAATCCCTCTCTCTTAAGGTGGAAGCAGACAAAGAGAATATCCACTTCAGCACCTTTGTCAGTGTGGACGGGCAGCTGTATGAATTGGGTAAGACATGTCAGCAAGTCACCATAAAGAGTAGTTTAGCATTCATCTGCTGCCTACATCGGGCTTGATGTTAATTCAAAACAGTCTCATCAATGTTTTCGAGAAGAACTGGTTCGTGTTTATTCCAGCGATTAACAGTAGAGTTGCTTACAATGACATACTAAGTGTTGGagtgataattaaaaaataattcaaaataatttacttGGCATGAAAGCTGAAGTTACAGGTGTGAAGccctttaaatatttcattggaCTGTTTAATCTTGATTTCAGAGTGAACTTCTGTGTGGCGCAGAAGACGACCGCATCATAATGGTACAGTTTAATTAatatcaacaaaacaaaactttgctTTTGGGAATGGAGATGGTGTCGTAAGTTGGGTTCCTTGGTATTGGCTCCCCCGTGTGGTCATAAATGAAATTAGACACCTTTTCTGCACACAAAAGGAGCTTACCCAGAATTCATCTTGTTTACTGTAGTATTATAAAACTATATCAGCGACTAAGACTTAATTTTAactttgaaaattgtgtttgtctGCGCTTAGGATGTAACCTCCTCAGTATGTACAGCTTGACCTCTTGACTGTGGTCCTCATTTAGAGGCAGTGGTTACGTATGCTAAAAGTTTGCTTGTGTTAAAAGTTAGCACCAAGGGGAAGGTGAGCATATGTTTGTTAACTACCGTTTAATTGTGgattcttgttttatttcatacttGATACTACTGAAAATGTGCCTCTGTGGAAGTGTTAAATAATTATTGTGTATTTAAGTGCACTGATGCTGACAAATGGGGGAggttatttaaaataatgataaaaaaggaaCAGGTTAGGTAGGCGTACCTTGTTTAAGAGTGCAAATGAAGAGTTTAGACAGCCCACGATTTAGACTAAACAAGCTGTAAAATATGAGTGGATTAGAATGCTTGAAAGTAGAAAGGGGACTTTAGGATGAGATTTGAGCTCTTTTATTATTCCCAGAAGGCCACCAGCGCCCTGCTGCCAGTTTCCAGGGTGGGAAAAGGTCGAGGTTTGCTTCTCAGCACTGCTGCTATGTAGAAGCCTTCCCAGACCCGGCCTCTGGACGACTGGCCCACATGGACCGTTTCCTGTATTCCGCACTGCTTGTACCTGCCAGTTTACAGTTAATATTCCAGCATATCTCAGGAACAGTAATATGGCCTGTCCTTTGACCTATTTTTCAGTCTTCTCAATTGCTGGACTACCAGATTCCTTTACAGAGGTGGCtttcaaaaaagtttttttttatgttttttggaaTTGTCTGAGTTCTGGAAGATTGTGTTGGCT includes:
- the LOC118793665 gene encoding ubiquitin carboxyl-terminal hydrolase isozyme L1-like; this encodes MELKPMEINPEVLSELDDGTGWQFIDILGLEDQSSSSEPAPSCAVMLLTQQHESHREQPAPEQSGNCEEEPEVYFLKRTAAASCETDVLLHTAANKKRRAEFDSGSVTKRCLDSTANHSGDDRVKQLKRDEVEADKENIHFSTFVSVDGQLYELGCNLLSMYSLTS